DNA from Clarias gariepinus isolate MV-2021 ecotype Netherlands chromosome 23, CGAR_prim_01v2, whole genome shotgun sequence:
AGCCCTCAAGCCGACTAATCCTGTCCAATCTAAAGAAAAAGATGGTCCAGAGGTAAACCTTCAAACTCAGACAGAGGCTCAGTTGGAACCCAGTGAGGTCACAACTTTGGGACGGCTGGATATCCAGAACACGACCTCAGCAGACCAGTCTGCCAACATAACAGAAGAACAACATGAAGCTAAGGATACAAAGGACATCCTTTCTACAGAGGATTCTCCAAAGTTCCCTGCCATATTAGCCAGCACCCCTCCTTCTGAGAAGGTTAGCCCTTTACCAGGTGAAGCAGAAGAGGAAAAACCCACTAAaccaaaaaattataacaaaaaccCCCAGGGTCTTCAAGATTATCAGGCAGGTACGTACCGCAGATTTATTTACCTTTAGTTAATACTCACTGTTTCAGCAAAGTTCTCTTTATTTCCTAAGAACCACATCCATCTGTAACAtatcaaatgcaaaaaaagtattagtcGCTCCTTTCTGTCGGAACATGAAACACTACTGTAACTTGGAGCCTGGACACACTTTAAACACTAAAACAAgttaacactttatttttacagatgcCAGCAGGGACACTAATCTTTGCAATGGTCTTCCAGTTAATGGTTTGACGACGCTTAAAAATGGCACCATTGTGGTTTTTCGAGGTCAGTGGTAAATGCCCAGTCTTCATTTTCagcaatgttttacattttcctaAAATACTATGGACAAAAAGTTCATCTGAAATGGAATAAGTCGTAGCCCAGTTGCTTATAGTAGATGTACAGCATTAAGGACAATAGCATAGTGAGTACTTCAGTACTGCTGCAGTTCTGCTTAGATCCAGAGCTCGAGTGACTCCCCATATCAGTTCCTCTAGGTTCTGTTCCCTCGCCCCTCCTACTATTACTATGAAGTGAATGAATGCGTGGATATGAATGTGTCTAGTGGCCTGTAATGTTCTGGCGTCCAATCTGCGGTGTATTCGCTCTTCACATTGACCTTGAACAGTATAAAGCACCTTCTTAAAGATAATTGAATTTCATCGTATTTCATTAGTCTCCTTACTATTTATAGACAGTTTAaatttacatgatttattcacAAAAATAAGATAGTTGTAAGGAACTGTGCTCACTAAAGTACCAGCTGTCCCTCCCATCACTATTGTGCACCAGGCCACTACTTTTGGACGCTGGACTCCAGAAGAAATGCCGGGCCTGCTCATTTAATCACAAGTGTTTGGGGTATCCCATCTCCCATTGACACGGCCTTCACACGCTGTAACTGCCAAGGCAAGACCTACATCTTCAGGGTACTGTGACTACTCTTATTAAtcattgttaaataaatgttaacaaatCATATACAGGTTTAGTATTTCCTAGCTATATTGTTCTGTgcgcattgtgtgtgtgtcgtatAGGGGGATAAATACTGGAGGTTTGAAAATGACGTTATGGATGCTGGCTTCCCCAGACCCATCAGTGAGGGCTTTGGACTTGGGGGACATGTTGTTGCAGCTTTATCCACACCTCAATACAGGAGCAGGAGGGAGGCcgtgttattttttaaaagaggtTTAAACTGTACTTTTTTATACCATCATGTTCTGCAGAACTTCAGACAATGTATTTTTCATAGTATTAAgaacatttttaacaaaagcAGATCTGCCAACCTATATTGCAAAGGTGTCGTATCATATCCAGAAATGGCCAATGTAGGTGCaggctttcattccaaccaagcagaTGATGCACCTGATAGGCTACTGAAAGCCAAGAATGAGTAAACAGGTGGAATCAGATGTGGGTGGTGTGgtagtttagtggttagcaccgacaccttgtaccttcagggtctggatccaattcccacctctggtcCGTGTGCAtagattttgcatgttctcccagtgctttgtgggtttatttcaggtactctggtttcctcccacagtccaaagacatgcagattataaGAGCAACGGgcgttccaaattgcccgtaggctgttaatgagcatgtgtgtatttgtgtgtgccctgtgatggatttggGGCACTcagcctcgtgccctaagtctactgggataggctacaggccCCTGTAAAAGCAGTACAGCCGATGAGTAAATGGGGAATCAGATGTGGCTTCTGTttggttggaatgaaagcctGGCCCCCACACTGGCCCTTTCTGGATAATGTTTGACACCCATGCTTTAGAGAAGTAAGCAGCGATTTTTTCCCCAGTTTAATCTGTTCCAAATGCTTAAAACCTTTTGTGAGTGATTTTTaacatgtatttaatttaaaatgtattaactaaaaaaaaaagcaagatgtAAAACACCTGCACAACAACCAGCCATTCCAGATTCATGTTGATCGGCTCATATGCAGATCAAAGTTGTATTTTTAACTGATAACTTCAGCCAAGTTACAATATGGAGCTCATATGCATATttgcaattttaaaaatgagCAAAACAAACAGTTTAGTTTTCCTTTATAATGCAGAGTCCTTTTCAGGTCAAACTTTAGCTTTTCTAAACGTCTGATTTTGTGCTGTCTGTAGGTGGCCTGGCCCAGAAATACACCTACCTCAACACGCCCGCCTGTGGGAGCACATCTGCTGCAGTGCTAGTAAAGAAGAGATTTAGAAAGGAAGCAGGTAACCACCACCTTaacgaaaaaaataaataaataaatagaatgaaAAGTTTAGCAGCTGAAAGAGAGCGtgtgtaaacagtgtgtgtgtgtgtgtgtgtagataaacCCTGGGATAAACAGTGCAAAGATAAGACTGAATACACAATAGAGCTGGCCAGTCTGTGAAGTAATCCCTTTCTCCAGGAAAATATCACACAAACTCTCCATTCCTTTAGAACAGAACATTATTGCAGAAACTGACCTCACGCACAAGGATGGGAAGGATTACACAAACCTTGAATTTGTACATGAACAAAATACACAAGCTGATTGATTCGACATCAGGTTAAAAGGTagtgtttttctcttttagtCCCTGAACTTGGGCCAACGATCACCATTAGTAAGACCTGGATAGGATTTCCACCCACAGTGACATCAGCAGTGTCAGTGCCCACTACAGGAGGGGACGGATACAAATACTACGTCTTCTCAAAATGTAAGTAAATTACATCATCTGGTTCTAAAGTTACTCTAACACAAAACAGTTACTGTCGAGCTATGAAGCCAATGAAAGAAAGAACacatggcaagaaaaaaaaaaaaaaactacacatcCATGTGCTATTCTTCAACAAAATAAGTCTTGGGATATTGCATAGTCTGTTCAAGTCTAGAGAGGGTCTCAGACACATCTGGGTGGGGTAGAAAAGTTGGCAGCTCCACTAATCCTCAGACTAGACTGCAGTTGAGAGGCCTGAGGTCATGGACCATGCTGTCATTAAGAACACAGGACAAGGTCAAGCTCCTCCCATAAGTATTAGATCATTACATGTGTTTTAGTTTTATGGCAGTTTAACCAAAGATAGAAAACAGCTAAGCATGTAAAGATTTAACTTTCAAGTTTATTGTACATTTAGATCATTGCCTAAAATCacattatttgtacattgagAATTATTTTACTACTGTTAATCGACATGTTTTTCCTCCAGCTACGTACTACGGCTTAAGGATAGAAGGTGAGACTCCAGTTATCCTGACTGCGAGGGCTGGACAGGAACAGCAGAGATCACCCAAAAGTTGGTTCAGATGCCCAGGGACGAGTATAGCGTAGTACACTCTAAGCGCCTAAATattatgactgtgtgtgatgCTCCTTAACTTTATACTTGAGACattgcttttatttacattaagagagctttaaaaagtttatagaaTGCTGCAGTTTTAAAGGATTTTAATCAGGATGTTTCCAAAGGTCAAGTGCTTattttttgaccaatcagagcacAGGATGGGGGGCatatgtgaaaaacaaaaaacaaagtgaaTAAACACATTGAACAGAGACAATTCCAACATCGCAGTACGACCCCAAACACCAAGCTTAGCTGCCACCTAAACATTAAGTGATACATGATGAGACACTAACTTTGGAgaaaagacacacaaacagctcttctctttatttttactgcCAAAGCTATAGTGAAGCAGCTCCTGATCGGCAGGTTAAACTTAATATTTAAGCAGGTTAATATTTAAGCAGGTTAATATTTAAGCAGGTTAATATTAAGcgcagtttttgttattttgttctgCTCATCAGCTGCATGGAAGTCCATGTTTAGTGCCCAGTGTAAACGCGGTCTTAAAGGGAAACAAACAGCTAATATGTATCAAAAACATCTTTATTGTATGAACATAAAATTAAGCAATGCTGTAGATTCATCACAAATGCTGCAAGAAGCAAAACATGAGAATGATCAAAGCTTTAGTGGAGTAGCTTGTCGAGCCGAGTTAGAACAACCGCAACATCATTGGCACTTTTCACCTGGCAAAGCGCCGCCGCACTCCCATCACTCCTGATCCATCTGCGGGAACAGGATAATGcacaataattacaattatcCAGCCATGCTGTTCACAAGTGTACTAGATGCTTGCTTATCAATAATTGTTGTCAATTATTTCCAATAAAATGCACTAATATTAATCACAACCTATTCCTGTGGTTATGAACACCCATGTATAAACACACAATGTATAAAATGATGTATAAATGTACCTCTCTTGACGAAGCCTCTGGTGGCCCGACCTCGAGTCCACTGCCTGCCAGACCCGGTCCTGACTCTGGGTGGCTGGCGGCTGCTTGTGTCTGACAACAAACGAGAATAAAGGTCTGTTAAAGCCCTGGGTCAAGCTGGACCCTGCATggaaaattaaatatgtattcAGGTCTTTTCTCAAGAATCAACGGCAGGCTAAAGTTTAGAATAAGGTAAACtaaggtggtgtgtgtgtgtgtgtgtgtgtgtgtgtgcgcgcgaacACCTGCGGAGCTGGATGACGGCTCCTGGCTGGTAGAGGGGAGACTGGCCTCATCTGAAGGGTGAGGTGGCTCTTCAGCCTCGGTCTGAGAAGACAACTCCAGGACTACCTCAGTACTGCTTCTAAAAACACAGTTTATACTCACGTCACCTCGAGCCACATCTACTGTACACTCTGCTATTTAACGGAACATGCTAAACTCAGAGCACAAAAACTTCTCAAGGCACAGAATCACacatttttcaaattcaaattcaaattttatttgtcacatacacaaacatacacagtacgaaatgtagtgaaattacataaagatatacatttttcaaaacatatacatttttctCATAAAGCCGACACAGCACTGAGAGAATACTTGAAACcccaaaatatacatttaacacAGAATAAAGGGGATTCATTTAACTTCATTAAAGCTGTTTAAAAAGCCCCAGTACCATGCAGTTACATCGCCGACACCCACTAAAGCTCTTATGATGAGATAAACATGAGAGAATTTTTACAAAAGGTGCAGTTTATGtaaaagagagttttttttttttttctcatgaaaGGGAACATGTAGGAATTCTAGTTGGTAATAAACACAACGACAAACCGATATTTGGTTGAAAATCCTAATATGTTGTTAAATAACACCACCATACAGATGTCTAATGTAGAAACTCACCCATCGTCCCCTGCCTCGAGCAGGACATCTCGATCTTCAGCTGCACTGGGACCagtcacaacacacacactcggagTGGACGTGCTCACTGTGGGCACAGACTGGGAGGCGTTTTCAGTCACGTCTGAGGGGTGCGTCTCTGAGAACACCATCACTAATCAGGGTGAAAACGATACACTTTAGTggcaatacaaaataaattacagtgaaacctcggattgcaagtaacacagtttgcaagtgttccacaagacaagcaaagattttttttactaaattttgacttggaaaacgaaagtcttggtttatgagtactgagtatcatgtatccatgttttgacactgagcgtcacatgatcacaactgagccaatggtttttctcttttgcactgcggaattgtgggtaatcgtctcccctacgcatctcttactggtataatcaacatccgtgcccacgtgtgtgtgtgtgtgtgtgtgaaaaacacattttactttgtgtctgtatgcccgtgtacagcgcgtgtaaagcaaaagcaagtctcattagagaggttaaaaaatccattttctctctctgtattagcctgctctttgtgtctgtgtgcgtcaTTGAACATTGcgtcccacacacacagacccctcctacttttgccttcatagacacacacacacacacacactctttctctctgctctacacaaacactgctctgtcataattcttttcaaaggataaagtgcaggttcagtTTGTTTGATTTTccctttacagcagtgattccattagtgtgttgTTCAATCGAGTGTGATTTGAacagagatttcttgtttatttaaaattttaaaatagtgtttccattgtgtgtgcTCATGTttgtaaaaagagtggaggaagggtaactgtgtaaaatGAGAAAGGGGAGAGTtgaggggctccttactttagctacacacacacacacacgaaaaaaccgtatctgtcgggatttatttttacttcttttttttttttttttttttagtaaaatgctgattaatttgtttcatttttactttatatttttctgttaattatttttctgtatttattttttaggctgtggaacaaataattggagtctttattatttcttatggaaaaatttgatttggtttacgagtgttttgaaatatgagcctgcttcccaaatgaattatgctcataatccaaggttccactgtataatgttTTCATGACTTTACAATACACTAACTGGATCCAGTAGGTACAGTCTACCTCCTTGTGAAGTCAGCTGTTCCAGATCCGTGTTGGAAGAGCTGGTCTGTGGGACGTCATCCGAAAGGCCATAACCAAAACGCAGCACGCCTGCTACCTGGGGAGAGCTTACATAACAAATAAGGCATCAGCAGTGCCACCAGCAGGAACACAAATCACTGGAAATGCTATTAAACTTCATCTTTGTGCATCGTTATTAAATACTGATAATCAGAATTTTTCCCTAAATTATGGTTCTAAATTATACTGGATTTGACTCGGTACTCACTGGATAGCATCACCAAAGCAGTCAGTGCGATGGGAGACAGCTAGTGTGGGGGCGTTGGGGACCATGCGGTCATCCTCCTCGTGGAAGTGCTGCTGCGGCTGCTGGAGGTGCAGGAGGATCAATAAAAAGCAGAAAGTCATGACGATAAGGAAGGGAAACTCAAATCCTCaagatacacatacacacagacaagtTTGGAAGAGAACTTACTGTACTACCGGATACACCCGAAGTGAGCTGGAGTCCTCGACCAACGGGCTGTCGCCGCACAGGGATGCGCTGAGGAAACACACATTTAGGTAATTGTTAGTCAAGCTGTCATATCACGCTTATTAAAGTGGTTTCATTTTAGAGgttaatgtaaaaaattgaGCTAAATACAGTTGGTGTGATATCCGTAAAAGATAGACTGAAAgttttgtaaaagtaaaaaaaaaaaaaaaagaaaaaaaaaggtatatacCTGGACTTGTGAGGGTGGAGCAAGCTCCTGTATAGGTGGAGCCAGAACGCCGAGTCGAGAGGGGAGTGCTTGCTGTTGTCTCCGTGGCGACGGCGGAGGGCGAGGTGCAGAGCTGGTGATTGGTTCAGAAGAGAATGCCACTAACGTACTGGACACTGAGAAGATTAAAAACACCATAGAACACAATCTAAAGGTTTAACATGCATCATAAAAACATtcaatgtacaaataagggcacaAGGTTCAAGTGGCAACGATGTGTGGACACAGTAAAGATGGGGTTACACTTTCTTACCCGGGGCAGAAACAGCCACGCACTGGGTGGAGTCTGTCGCTCCAAGACTCTCCTCTGTTTCAGTTCCTGGATCTGTGGCATCAGGACCCTGAGGGGAAAGTGGCACAAATGCAAAGCAAGGCTGTGAGATAAATTACTGATCAATGAAAAACAAGAGGCAGCAAAATAAAGGTATTTAGGTACCAAATAGCCTCATACACATCTCACACAAACAAGTAGTAATTCTGTcctttcactggacattaacGTCACTGCTGAATAACACACTCCTGGAGCTATGGAGAAGTGTTTTTTACCTCTGTATTGTCGCCCTCATAGGCCTCACCGGGATCTCCATTGGCACTCTCCTCATTGCTATCCTCTCCTTCTACCTCCATtccaccttcatcatcatcatcctcctcttcctcctcatcctcttctTCCTCATAATCCTGAGAAGTGAAAACAATGACACATTAAGTTAAAACTGGTCACTAAGAACAGCTGAGAGGCCAAGGGAAGCAAATTATTTACCCAAAAAGGTGTGAATTAAAAAGATCTATCTACCTTTATCTTAACTTTTGGATATTCAATGAACCATAAAGTATaccaaccatttaaaaaatataaagcaaatgTTCAGACCAGTGTAGTGATAATTTAGGAGTTTCTACcaggtaattaaattatgtaccTGCTCATCTTCATCTGTGTCCTCCTCCTGCTCTTCCTCACTTCCAGAGTCAATAACTATGACGTTGACTGGTTCATCTGGTTCCTCCTGACTGTTTGAATCAGACACTTGGGAAAGGAGAAATTCCACAGGGACAGACTGGGATGCCGAGGCCTCCTCATCTACCTCTCCTATGGTGGTATAGTTTTCCAGttcctaaaaataaataccatGATTTCTCCATTCCACAGCATTTAAGCAATAATGCGTAAACAATACTAAACATTCATCATCTGTTCCAAATAGTGCACTTGAAGTCACATGTCAGTGGTGCTTTCTTTGACATTCCCACCACCAAATTCATCTAGTGTACAAAAATACTCTCtcttaaatatttttctcaACAGccagtaaatatttatttcgcTCCAAGTTTGGATTTCTCCatttgaaatgtaataaatcaagACCTTAAATTCAGTTTAGATGACATGTTTTCTCAAAAAGTTTGAGGAAGCAATGAAAATATACAACACCTTCTGGCTCGGGTGTCCGATATGTTTGACATAATTACACAAAATACTCATTTTGTAAAAGATTATCAGATAACTTCAGTATTGTAGTTTGCATTTTGTAGTAGTTGTCACACCCAAACTTACATCCACAGCATCAGCTGCTTCCTGGGTCCCTCCTGGTACAACACTCTCAGCTTCAGTGCTGTCCTCTGCGAGTATCTCCATCtaaaaaaacagtattaaaaCATCACTAAAGGCTTTTTCCCCCCAGTCTTTATCTGCTTGTGTTCGGTGGAAACCTCACCTCCAGCTCAACTCTCTGCATGCGGAGCTTCTTGGAGATGGGAGGCTCTGTGGGCTCCTCTGGAGGCTCTAGCTCCACTGTAATGTTATCCAACTCCTCCTCTCGAGGACGCTTAGTTAATGTGCTGCTAGGTGTCGCTGAAACTGCACAGTAATTGACATGTTACTGCACATCCTTAAGTCCAGGACAGATAATGGACAGCCTCCTGAGAATAAATCTCCACTAATATCATTAGGACATTCAATGCTACAATCTGTAATAACTGACTGAAACAGTTTTACTTCAATTATGAAATAACTATATCATTAGGTACAAAAGTTCATGCTCTGTTAATGATGCACTGCATCGCACTGCAACAACCAACCATGACAAAATGATGACTTTTTATTGTCATCAAACATCCAAAGATTATTTTTAGGATTGCCAGTTTATTGTGCTAGTCAGAAAAATGGACATAGAAATACCCTTAAATTTAAACACAGCAAGATATACACTCTCAATCACTTTCAATCACAgggcgcatacacacacaggggCAATTTGTCTTAGCCAGACCACCTGTCCCATGCTTTAGGGAAGAACACGTAGAGGGGACTACAAAATCCTAAACTTAcgatcgaaccagcgaccttGGAACTATAAGGAGAAAATTCTATTCACCGCACTACAGGAGTTTAAAAGAGTATCAAAAGCAAATCAGTCAGGGAGAATTAAATAAAGCTataactttactttttttttttaaccttccgAGGttttgctttgtgacaatatcatgaaaagtaataataaaaaaaaaaagaaacagttcgaataaaactgaattgaattaaactggATCAGAGATCATTTATAAAACAGAGTTAATTTATTTTGAGTTAATATTAGCCACTGGCATCATCTTTAAGATCACCTGTTCCAAACACAGCCGTGGATGTGGATGGTCTCTCCATCTGGGAAGTGCTGGGTGTAGCCTCCATCATCATGGGGGTGGAGGCAGGCTCCTGACTGGCAGGCTCAGTGGGGGGTAAACTCTGCTGCTGAGTGGGCTGGACAAACGCAGTGGTCTGGCTCTGCTGAACATTCAGCATTGGCTGAGCCAGAGTGGTCTGAATGTTGGGGCTGGTGGATCGCACAGAGCCAGTGGTGCTTCCAAACACAGGCACATGGTCGAGAGGAGCTTCTGAGGAGACTGCTAGGGTGAGGCAACAAGATGTCAGAAAATTCTGCATTACTTAACAGATTATGTTCCATTAAATTAAATAGGGGGCTTTATTAATATTCTGTTAGAGTGAAAGATTTCCAGAAGCACGGCTAGGCAGTATCTTGTTTTTGCCTTAACAACAATACCTACCATCCTGGGTCTCCTGCTGGGTGGTGGGCATTACTGTTGCGGTGGGGGTAGGGGTGGGCACTGCAGCAGGGGTGATCATCGGTTTTATACTTGCCCTCGGTGTGGGCTTGTTTCCTGGAATGGCAGGGGGCTTGCTGGGGGTCGCCACAAGTGGAGTGGGTTTAATATTTGCCGTAGGTGGCTCAGAGGTGCTTGCACTAAAGGGTCAAAGTAGCAAAATTAATAATCTTAATTAAAATTACACTCACGTGTCTCATTAACAGCAAAGAAAGGAAGTATGAATAGTAGTCTGTTTAGCAAAACACACCTGCCCCTTTCAGCCACTGGTGTGGGTTTTAGAGAAATCTGCCTCTGTTCTGTGGGCCTCTGCTGCTCCTGAGTCTGAGAACATAACACACTGATTAGCACTGGGCGTTGTTAAGAGACGAAACACTGGCCAAAAGCCTATTAATAGCCCAACTCTTAGTCAAGTTTCCATCTCAACACCTACACCTGTTCAGGCCAATAGAAAAGGTTCTGAACATCACCTTGCTGGGGCCTTGCTCCACCGGCTCATCTCTCTGCTCTACATGTCTCTCCTGCTGCTCCCGCAGGTCCCGTAGCTCCCGCAGCTCCTTCTCCAGGCGGCTAATGCGGCCCTCATACTGTGAGCGCAGTGCATTTATGCGCACCTCCATCTCCTCGCGCTGCTGCTTCAGCTCCTCATTCTCCTTTGTCAA
Protein-coding regions in this window:
- the prg4b gene encoding proteoglycan 4b isoform X1 — protein: MRSSLCLVLLLVCVLVTCSSSQRGCTGRCGENYFRGNKCQCDYECLSHKECCKDYEAVCTTRDSCKGRCGESFKRGRLCHCDIECVKYDQCCPDYETQCNTEDSSVEEEYRELEVSTPLDDIVTEDAVSGSKPSPYDTAEFFDPIENQVTPLPNLPDFGTVPSMIGSPVTDKDPENPQDNFKPEQFSPNISAPNVPPASTKLPDTQQHSEDFPATTSTKNTTSEQTDLTAKANTSLSTEPQSNDASDNPEKPASESADQNPQSAFEQKQLSYDASVPTVPPNMDSTTPNATLSSEQKGTTDSQSTSESKPSPAPTDLDNNLALKPTNPVQSKEKDGPEVNLQTQTEAQLEPSEVTTLGRLDIQNTTSADQSANITEEQHEAKDTKDILSTEDSPKFPAILASTPPSEKVSPLPGEAEEEKPTKPKNYNKNPQGLQDYQADASRDTNLCNGLPVNGLTTLKNGTIVVFRGHYFWTLDSRRNAGPAHLITSVWGIPSPIDTAFTRCNCQGKTYIFRGDKYWRFENDVMDAGFPRPISEGFGLGGHVVAALSTPQYRSRREAVLFFKRGGLAQKYTYLNTPACGSTSAAVLVKKRFRKEAVPELGPTITISKTWIGFPPTVTSAVSVPTTGGDGYKYYVFSKSTYYGLRIEGETPVILTARAGQEQQRSPKSWFRCPGTSIA